From Aspergillus luchuensis IFO 4308 DNA, chromosome 2, nearly complete sequence:
GCTCCAATTCAACCTACAAGTCCGAGCTCAGTGCTTGCCTGAAGTGTGCTTTGACATACAACATCTGGCAGTACTACGGCGACGACGTGAAGTCTGCAGCCGAGGCTTGCGGAGACAGTGCCACTCCTAGTGCATCTTCCGCTACCGGCGCTGCAGCCACTGCAACAGCTGCCTCCAATAGTGTATGTCATTTATCAATTGTCTGGTAGCACATCCAGATGTAACTAACGGGCCTTATTTGAAGTCTGCTACAAACTCTGGGAATATGGCAACCATCACTTCCACGGCTACACGGAGTAGCTCTGCTCCGTCGGCAACGTCTACTTCCGCTGCTAATACGTTGCTCGGTTCCAACGCATTGGTCTTGGTGTTAGCTGCTGCGGCCGGAGTAGGGGCTTTGATGTAGAAATTCTGTTGCAGGATACAAGATTCTAGTCCCTGGGTGTGAGTGTGGGGACTAGATACAAAGTGACTGGAGTCCGAGTAATGTATAGGATCACCATAGAAATCTCTCTGTGTAGTATATCATCCTGAGAATGATACTCAAAACAAAATAGACGTATATTCTCCTCATGATGACGGCGCGATCCTCCGTGGGTCAAGGTTGGTAGGAAGGGGACTATGGCCAAAATTAAGGgcaataataaatttatcatCAACTATTCTTCATATGAACTATGTGCTTCACTAGGCACTTATGGCCGAAAATATGTTTTGTTTTCTGATCAGTGTTACGTCTTTTAAATGGCGATTCACAGATGCAAATAGAGTTACGCTAGTGGTAGTAAATGATACGCTCAATGAATGTGATGCTTTCGCAAATGGCCCAGGGAGGCCAGCGTTGTAGAGTCTAAGTATACACATAGTAAAATGACACTAAGTTAATATACATGAATAGATATTATGTCTCAATAATGCAATGCGCAGCCTTGTTTGGCTGTTTAGTAAAGGGGTACCTTGTAGGCGTCGAAGGTGTAATCCCAGGTATCAAGAGAGGCCTGGTCGTAAACACAGTTGAACTTGGTGCCGTTCTCGGTCCAGAGAGGACGAAGGGGCCAGGAGCAAAGCTGGGCGTTCTGGCCCTCCCACTCACCCGCCAGGTGGGTGGCGTTGAGAGTGTGAGGAACGATGCCCTTCTCAACCCAGTTGATCATGACAGCCAGGTTAGTCTGGGGGAAGGGGCCGTTGGCCTGGACATCATTGGTTGCGCAGTGAGAGGCACCCGGAACCAGGAATAGGCGGTACCAGTCACCCATAGCAGCGACACTGGCGTTGTAAGACATGTCCGGGTACATGATATTGCGGACAGAGTTGTAAAAGTGGACCGAAGAGCCGGTAGGAATAGACTGATCAGATTCACCGTGGAAAGTAATAATCTTACCACCCGCTTTCTCAAACTCAGTCAGATCAGGCCAGGTAGTCTGCATGACATCCTCATAGCGCTTCCAGCCCAGCTCCATCCAGTCACGGAGGGTGTCGTAGGTGACATTGTCGAGGGTAGACAGGTTGTCGGCATCGCGGAGCTCCAGAAACTTGGCAACCCACTCACCACCGGTAGAGGCAATGCTCAGTTCATACTCGCCCGTCTCGGAGTTGTAGGAGGTCTCGGCGTCACTGAAGGAGGCAGTAGGCTGGTATGAGATGTAGGCACGGCGGCCCTTGGAGTCATGCAGACCCCTGAGGATTTCAGCAGCCACGGCAGCACCCTTGGCAGAGACAGTGCCGTTGATGGCGGGGTCAGTGCCACGCTTGCCAAAACCAAGACCAATTCcgctgctggagctggcaGCACAATGGTAGGGAAGGCCAATGGTGGAGTTGATGTTGAAGTGGAGCTGGCAGAGATCGGTACGGGCAACAACACCGTCGACCTTGCCATCGAGAGAATCGCAAGCGTCAATGGTGGCATTGacgatcttctccagctcacACGGAGGGGGGTAGTATCCGAGGGTCTTCTCAACAACGTTAGAGTAAAGATGGTTGGCCTGCT
This genomic window contains:
- a CDS encoding uncharacterized protein (COG:O;~EggNog:ENOG410PWH7;~InterPro:IPR011118,IPR029058;~PFAM:PF07519;~SECRETED:SignalP(1-49);~antiSMASH:Cluster_2.1); the encoded protein is MRRAAMMAGLTATTAHAASLADVCTTANVKAALPTSVYGLSMIPSSVTASPVYNASTSGQVFFPDATYDYCGVTFNYTHNGRGDTVKLQYWLPAPESFENRFLATGGMAYMISGGSSYLPGGVMYGAVAGTTDGGFGGELDTAFLLANGTINYEALYSMGYHGIGELTIIGKEFTKNFYSMGDERLYTYYQGCSEGGREGWSQVQKYPGVYDGVIPGAPAIRYGQQQANHLYSNVVEKTLGYYPPPCELEKIVNATIDACDSLDGKVDGVVARTDLCQLHFNINSTIGLPYHCAASSSSGIGLGFGKRGTDPAINGTVSAKGAAVAAEILRGLHDSKGRRAYISYQPTASFSDAETSYNSETGEYELSIASTGGEWVAKFLELRDADNLSTLDNVTYDTLRDWMELGWKRYEDVMQTTWPDLTEFEKAGGKIITFHGESDQSIPTGSSVHFYNSVRNIMYPDMSYNASVAAMGDWYRLFLVPGASHCATNDVQANGPFPQTNLAVMINWVEKGIVPHTLNATHLAGEWEGQNAQLCSWPLRPLWTENGTKFNCVYDQASLDTWDYTFDAYKVPLY
- a CDS encoding uncharacterized protein (COG:S;~EggNog:ENOG410PSTM;~SECRETED:SignalP(1-20);~TransMembrane:1 (n4-15c22/23o155-174i);~antiSMASH:Cluster_2.1); amino-acid sequence: MQSLLFVLAAVAALVTPGLSWSFPGTFPVVRRESIEPGSPLYECHANCGGVILISQDSDDYCSNSTYKSELSACLKCALTYNIWQYYGDDVKSAAEACGDSATPSASSATGAAATATAASNSSATNSGNMATITSTATRSSSAPSATSTSAANTLLGSNALVLVLAAAAGVGALM